The Colletotrichum higginsianum IMI 349063 chromosome 2, whole genome shotgun sequence genome has a segment encoding these proteins:
- a CDS encoding FACT complex subunit pob-3: MAAIESFDSIYLDLSKESGKCRFAESGLGWKPAGGGDTFTLDHSNIASAQWSRAAKGYEIKILNRDSRIIQLDGFQQEDYERLAKIFKNWYSTALENREHALRGWNWGKADFGKAELSFNVQNRPAFEIPYSEISNTNLAGRNEVAVEFSAPTDQNDTGTNGHLGGARGKGKKAGAGKDQLVEMRFYIPGTAKKEADGDDAGSDAGAEEEKNAVTLFYDTLMEKAEIGETAGDTIATFLDILHLTPRGRFDIDMYDASFRLRGKTYDYKIQYDAIKKFMVLPKPDETHVLLCVGLDPPLRQGQTRYPFIVMQFKKEEEVTIDLNLTEEQIDERYKDRLQPHYEQPLHQVITYIFRGLANKKITTPAKDFQTHRNQFGIKCSIKASEGFLYCLEKAFMFVPKPATYIAYEQTASITFSRVGGAVSALSTFDITVQMKNGAGSSQFSNINREDLKGLEEFFRLKGLRVKNEIDEESNLIAAALREQAMDDSEEEVVGAAKADRGSADEDEESVDEDFRAESESDVAEEFDSDHESSGSGSQESDVDNADDDAGADDDEEEEEERPKKKKKTG, encoded by the exons ATGGCAGCTAT CGAGAGTTTCGACAGCATCTACCTGGACCTGTCCAAGGAGAGTGGCAAGTGCAGGTTCGCCGAGAGTGGCCTTGGATGGAAgcctgccggcggcggtgacacCTTCACCCTCGACCACAGCAACATCGCCTCGGCTCAGTGGAGCCGAGCTGCCAAAGGCTACGAGATCAAGATCCTCAACCGAGACTCGCGCATCATCCAGCTCGATGGATTTCAGCAAGAG GACTACGAGCGTCTTGCCAAGATCTTCAAAAACTGGTACAGCACTGCTCTCGAGAACAGAGAGCACGCCCTGAGAGGATGGAACTGGGGCAAGGCCGACTTCGGGAAGGCCGAGCTTTCTTTCAACGTCCAGAACCGACCCGCCTTCGAAATCCCCTACTCCGAGATCTCAAATACCAATTTGGCTGGTCGCAACGAAGTCGCGGTGGAATTCTCTGCCCCGACGGATCAGAATGACACTGGCACAAACGGTCACCTGGGCGGTGCGCGaggcaagggcaagaaggcgGGAGCCGGCAAGGACCAGCTCGTTGAGATGCGCTTCTACATTCCCGGAACCGCCAAGAAGgaagccgacggcgacgatgccggcagcgacgccggcgccgaggaggagaagaacgcCGTCACGCTGTTCTACGACACGCTGatggagaaggccgagatTGGCGAGACTGCGGGCGATACCATCGCTACCTTCTTGGACATCCTGCACCTTACACCCAG AGGACGTTTCGATATCGACATGTACGACGCGTCTTTTCGCCTCCGGGGTAAGACATACGATTACAAGATCCAGTAcgacgccatcaagaagTTCATGGTTCTCCCTAAGCCGGATGAGACTCATGTCTTGTTGTGTGTCGGTCTGGACCCCCCTCTGCGCCAGGGTCAGACGAGATACCCCTTTATCGTGATGCAGTttaagaaggaggaggaggtcacGATTGATCTGAACCTTACCGAGGAGCAAATAGACGAGCGGTACAAGGACAGGCTGCAGCCTCACTACGAGCAGCCCCTTCACCAGGTCATCACCTACATCTTCAGAGGACTTGCCAACAAGAAGATTACGACACCGGCCAAGGACTTTCAGAC CCATCGCAACCAGTTCGGCATCAAGTGTTCCATCAAGGCCAGCGAAGGTTTCCTGTACTGTCTGGAAAAGGCCTTCATGTTCGTGCCGAAACCTGCGACTTACATTGCCTACGAGCAGACGGCATCCATCACATTCTCTCGCGTCGGTGGCGCCGTATCTGCGCTCTCGACCTTTGACATCACCGTGCAGATGAAGAACGGTGCGGGCTCGTCACAGTTCAGCAACATCAACCGCGAGGATCTCAAGGGGCTTGAGGAGTTTTTCAGGCTGAAGGGCTTGCGTGTCAAGAACGAGATCGATGAAGAGTCGAACCTGATCGCCGCTGCCCTTCGTGAGCAGGCTATGGACgactcggaggaggaggttgtcggcgccgccaaggccgaccGCGGTTcggccgacgaagacgaggagagtgtcgacgaggacttcCGTGCCGAGAGCGAGAGTGATGTCGCCGAAGAATTCGACAGTGACCACGAGAGCTCGGGTTCCGGCAGCCAGGAGAGTGACGTCGACAATGCtgatgacgacgccggggcggatgacgacgaagaagaggaagaggagaggcccaagaagaagaagaagacggggTAA
- a CDS encoding Helix-loop-helix DNA-binding domain-containing protein → MSDDYFYQQMMASTPMSAHLVPDGAFDAGDGLHHATRPGNQTTLLSPDNNRPSSLNESTTAPLVPELATAQLHPVAGHYQVTVLQHQQQPQPLLHPSALSLGLGLDLDLTHADGGQGHYHRHQFDPVAASVAGQQQRQAPSSLLHPQQGYEQPPENTWLPPGYGVPVYHDSQQQQRQQQHHAGATPCSSSSSTSRNVSIPAAGGLGIGNDSIGTSGHLYDFGFAAPPAIAAAELNHDVRKHSKSSMETDSDFKNPSWDDEENEVPDRKVGRVSETRRTSSSASRRQQRNGKRPAVAGAGARDLDNDGDGDDCDGDEPTSPADRTSISGRSIKSASVASSAGSGSKTAPVPRLRSASRTSKNQSQKPTETLEERRTRASHNLVEKQYRNRLNAQFEGLLNALPEQARGPGDAGDGGESDPQQADQERRVSKAEVLDMARRHIKSLEREREVLHRERGELLRSLETLEREAALNQGGRLDEFLDVQGTAAADEGGESSWRGNA, encoded by the exons atGTCTGACGATTACTTCTATCAGCAgatgatggcctcgacgccgatgtcCGCGCACTTGGTTCCCGACGGGGCtttcgacgccggcgacggcttGCACCACGCCACTCGGCCCGGGAATCAGACCACCCTGCTGAGTCCAGACAACAATCGCCCCAGCTCGCTCAACGAATCGACCACGGCACCACTGGTCCCTGAACTAGCGACGGCACAATTGCACCCAGTCGCAGGTCACTACCAGGTTACGGTTctgcagcatcagcagcagcctcaACCTCTGCTCCATCCTTCAGCCCTGAGTCTGGGGTTGGGTCTGGATTTGGACTTGACACATgcagacggcggccagggtCACTACCACCGACACCAATTCGACCCAGTGGCTGCTTCTGTCGCTGGCCAGCAGCAACGACAGGCTCCGTCATCGTTGCTCCATCCGCAGCAGGGCTATGAGCAACCCCCCGAAAATACATGGCTCCCGCCCGGATATGGGGTCCCGGTGTACCATGACagccaacagcagcagcgacaacaacaacaccatgCCGGCGCGACGCCCTgctcctcatcatcctccaCCTCCCGAAATGTCAGTATTCCTGCAGCAGGCGGCCTGGGCATCGGCAACGACAGCATCGGCACAAGCGGTCACTTATACGATTTCGGCTTTGCTGCACCGCCGG CCATCGCCGCAGCCGAACTTAACCACGACGTCCGAAAGCACAGCAAGAGCAGCATGGAGACGGACAGCGATTTCAAGAACCCCTCgtgggacgacgaggaaaacGAAGTACCCGATAGAAAGGTCGGCAGGGTTTCCGAGACGCGCAGGACATCATCGTCCGCGTCTCGCAGGCAGCAGAGGAATGGCAAGCGGCCTGccgtggccggcgccggcgctcgCGACCTtgacaacgacggcgacggcgacgattGCGACGGCGACGAACCCACCAGCCCCGCGGACCGGACCAGCATCAGCGGCCGATCGATCAAGTCGGCATCCGTCGCCTCATCCGCCGGCTCGGGAAGCaagacggcgccggtgccgcggTTGCGCAGCGCCTCCCGCACGTCTAAGAACCAATCGCAAAAGCCGACCGAGACGCTCGAGGAACGGCGGACGCGCGCGTCGCACAACCTGGTCGAGAAGCAATACCGCAACCGCCTCAACGCCCAGTTCGAGGGCCTCCTCAACGCCCTGCCGGAACAGGCACGTGGTCCGGGCGAcgccggggacggcggcgaatCGGACCCGCAGCAAGCGGACCAGGAGCGGCGGgtcagcaaggccgaggtaCTCGACATGGCGCGCAGGCACATCAAGAGCctggagcgggagcgggaggtGCTGCACCGCGAAcgcggcgagctgctgcgcAGTCTGGAGACGTtggagagggaggcggcgctgaACCAAGGCGGCCGGTTGGATGAATTTCTCGACGTCCAAGGgactgctgccgccgacgagggaggCGAGTCGTCATGGAGGGGCAATGCCTGA
- a CDS encoding AMP-binding enzyme, producing MSSPPSRLKNILGHLLSSSTPKKDEPQPTHNVHQLSPTFFLERAAAIEPDAEAIFHITANGRTLRRSYIEFADRARGLAYYLKKHGFKRVGILAPNTPAFLESIFGIAAAGGVNVGVNYRLKPDDITYIFDFAEVDSIIVDHEFISLLDDFRAKHPNVPLIVDTDTDATEGQLSGPFDDAVLEGLRYDGLHGKGWAGLHSQCDNEDDMLAIPFTSGTTSRPKGVVYTHRGAYLAAVGNVIESGLNYHTGRCKYLWTLPMFHAVGWTFPWAVTAVRGTHVCLRKIDYPLIWKLLKEEGVTHFNAAPTVNTLLCSAKEAEKLPHEVRVTVAASPPSAHLFEQMTNLNLFPVHVYGLTETYGPITKGYHMPSWETLPASEKYAKMARQGHGFVTSLPIRIVKTDQPEGVLVDVAKDGKEIGEIVFLGNICAKGYYKDAEATKKLFDRGALHSGDLAVHHPDGSAQILDRAKDIIISGGENISSVALEGMLIQHPDLMEAAVVAVPDSHWGERPKAYVTIKEGKSLEGEDLIAWARNQSNISKFMVPREVEVVDELPKTSTGKLKKNVLREWARGRRE from the exons ATGTCCAGCCCTCCATCTCGTCTCAAGAACATACTCGGGCACCTCCtctcgtcgtcaacgccgaAGAAGGATGAGCCTCAGCCAACCCATAACGTTCACCAGCTCTCCCCGACATTCTTTCTCGAGCGTGCCGCGGCAATTGAGCCAGATGCTGAAGCCATCTTCCACATAACGGCGAACGGCCGGACTTTGCGACGGTCTTACATCGAGTTTGCCGACAGAGCGCGCGGCCTCGCCTACTATCTGAAGAAACATGGCTTCAAGAGGGTCGGTATTCTGGCTCCCAACACCcccgccttcctcgagtccATCTTTGGCAttgctgccgctggcggGGTCAACGTGGGCGTCAACTACAGACTGAAGCCGGATGACATCACCTACATATTCGACTTTGCCGAGGTTGATTCCATCATCGTCGATCATGAGTTTATCTCCTTGCTCGACGACTTCAGGGCGAAGCACCCCAATGTGCCTTTGATCGTCGACACAGACACTGACGCCACTGAAGGCCAACTGAGCGGCCCCTTTGATGACGCTGTCCTGGAGGGACTGCGCTATGATGGTCTGCATGGCAAGGGATGGGCGGGGCTTCACTCTCAGTGCGacaacgaggacgacatgCTGGCGATTCCCTTCACCTCGGGAACTACAAGCCGGCCCAAAGGTGTCGTGTACACCCATCGTGGAGCCTACTTGGCTG CCGTCGGAAACGTCATTGAGTCGGGGTTGAACTATCACACCGGACGTTGTAAATAT CTATGGACTTTGCCCAT GTTCCACGCAGTTGGTTGGACCTT CCCATGGGCTGTGACGGCAGTACGTGGTACGCATGTGTGTCTTAGGAAGATCGACTACCCTCTCATCTGGAAACTCCTGAAGGAAGAAGGCGTCACTCACTTCAAC GCGGCCCCGACCGTAAACACTCTCTTATGCTCCGCGAAGGAAGCAGAGAAACTGCCCCACGAAGTGCGGGTGACGGTGGCTGCTAGCCCCCCAAGCGCACACCTATTTGAGCAAATG ACGAACCTTAATCTCTTCCCCGTTCACGTGTATGGGTTGACGGAGACGTATGGACCCATCACCAAAGGCTACCATATGCCATCATGGGAGACTCTTCCAGCCAGCGAGAAGTATGCCAAGATGGCTCGCCAGGGCCACGGTTTTGTGACGAGTCTTCCCATTCGCATCGTCAAGACGGATCAGCCGGAAGGTGTTCTCGTCGATGTtgccaaggacggcaaggagatCGGCGAAATTGTGTTCCTCGGCAATATCTGCGCCAAAGGTTACTATAAGGACGCTGAGGCAACCAAGAAGCTGTTTGACAGAGGTGCGCTGCACTCGGGAGATCTGGCAGTCCATCACCCAGACGGTTCGGCCCAGATCCTCGACCGAGCGAAGGACATTATCATATCGG GGGGTGAGAACATTTCGTCGGTGGCGCTCGAGGGCATGCTCATCCAGCATCCCGATCTGATGGAAGCAGCCGTTGTGGCGGTGCCCGACTCCCACTGGGGCGAACGTCCTAAAGCCTATGTGACGATCAAAGAAGGCAAGAGTCTTGAAGGGGAGGATCTGATTGCGTGGGCAAGGAACCAGAGCAACATCTCCAAGTTCATGGTGCCTCGCGAGGTTGAGGTGGTTGACGAGCTCCCCAAGACCAGCACGGGTAAGCTGAAGAAAAATGTTCTCAGAGAGTGGGCCAGGGGGCGCCGAGAGTGA
- a CDS encoding 2,5-diketo-D-gluconic acid reductase B, producing the protein MAFVPRIGLGVYQLRGEDCFRACVAALEARYRHIDTAQLYGNEAEVGRVTKKYLLQQQQSQTNETAPAKRGHILDETTKMGRTDGGAEKTYRSAPRSVWRVAGDDGDRDRDGYYVDLLLVHRPVEKLRELWAALERLRSEGKVKAVGVSNFGIEALEEMRAYAGFIDRWTQLHPWCQQRRLVDYCRAHSIVVQADSPLARGERMANPTGGAGYHYHHHPRRPAANRAARRRRRSRRQKSKGREGTATVTAAQVLVRWSLQKGFVPLPKSDGAARIRDNVDVWWFELDGEEMAMLDGLDRGAEGALFPANVG; encoded by the exons ATGGCCTTCGTGCCTCGtatcggcctcggcgtgTACCAACTACGGGGGGAAGACTGCTTCCGAGCATGCGTGGCGGCCCTGGAGGCCAGATACCGACACATCGACACGGCGCAGCTCTACGGCAATGAGGCGGAGGTGGGCCGGGTCACCAAGAAGTACCTgctgcagcaacagcagtCACAAACCAATGAGACGGCGCCCGCAAAGCGAGGACATATTCTGGACGAGACGACCAAGATGGGTCGcacggacggcggcgcggagaAGACGTACCGCAGCGCGCCGCGCAGCGTGTGGCgggtcgccggcgatgacggggaCAGGGACAGGGACGGGTACTATGTCGATTTGTTACTCGTCCACAGGCCCGTCGAGAAGCTTAGGGAGCTCTGGGCAGCGCTGGAGAGGCTGCGGTCCGAGGGGAAGGTTAAGGCGGTCGGGGTGAGCAACTTCGGGATCGAGGCGCTGGAGGAGATGAGGGCGTACGCGGGG TTCATTGACAGGTGGACACAGCTCCATCCGTGGTGTCAGCAGCGACGGCTCGTCGACTACTGCCGCGCACACAGCATCGTCGTGCAGGCGGACAGTCCGCTGGCGCGCGGGGAGCGGATGGCAAATCCG ACGGGCGGGGCGGGGtaccactaccaccaccacccccgaCGACCGGCTGCAAACCGGGCGGCGcgaagacggagacggagccGGAGGCAGAAGTcgaagggaagggaagggacGGCGACCGTGACAGCGGCGCAGGTGCTGGTACGCTGGTCTCTGCAGAAGGGCTTCGTGCCGTTGCCCAAGAGCGacggggcggcgaggatccGGGACAACGTCGACGTGTGGTGGTTCGAGCTGGACGGAgaggagatggcgatgcTGGATGGGCTGGACAGGGGGGCTGAGGGGGCTTTGTTTCCGGCGAATGTGGGCTGA
- a CDS encoding Pak-box p21-rho-binding protein, with product MWATAPLPYYSAYKPNRRKERASTGNNKDSSPPSPSLHSRQQPPPPLPLLSTQFHPDNITDLLEPALDGPPSPERIRALSKQMKRASAADKHKSHATTSSGSSSSLRSLNSDRSWEHTLETITISRRSSGRSTSSTMPSSRDRPESVQLFGKTIFNRRARMKRESSNQTPSGTSLHPGELVLDGPTSTNKDHFIPSIFGRRRTLRQDDLGDDPALARKLQISGPYNFQHVTHTKRDHLPDLQRGSRAELVSEFSAIRAGQRPTTGQPRGFDVEDLHFANFSSEALHTLQDGAAAAAASSGETSAADLSLNRPPTISRHTGPPSAPRRMIKHTRSQEQLRSSPPRPAPPRPPRSPIREEPMSPTLPGSPVPPPRSSSRIAKHFTVSQESVATADSGAPQRPQTSNGIQNPGFSEAVTDGIEPTATAQETTSSGGLEVLTDPRFSHAITTPDDAAWPLTASTNFSYEMALPDVPEEEEQYVSTGRSRGSLVSTRSSLRGSQSVPVLRQLAQTQDDPERPPSGASDTLGGSLDVLATQKAPREVQEAESDAAEAPRRASWEDDIDYCYEHEVEADCDYAWDRPSLDLVRESFVLTNFDTDNFFVAPLSAGLIPAPSGQHMDNMPALSPASQTSTSGHEAITPTVTTTLPVKSNFSHPRKETNYRGTSHLHVRTASHASSFKESHGFNLSPSLLIPGDYRQQMLAESDTDLYPVEISRHNSDHFSFDEEPVLTMETPGLFARDRASTSTTGSNSSSQTSSTGARHASTNSTWTALTRYTGSTTFEGWNPKFEGSDHSRSFSADDFPELALGSPRGLKSTMTPLPESDEVLAMSRSTGDMRAASGRLDASQSQENLPLYKTKEPVNQHRRQRAQTLSAPPPPGQYALFPPIYSGSRI from the coding sequence ATGTGGGCTACCGCTCCACTGCCGTATTACTCGGCCTACAAGCCAAACCGAAGGAAAGAGAGGGCCAGCACCGGCAACAACAAAGAtagctcgccgccgtcgccttcccTCCACAGCAGACAACAGCCAccacctcccctccctcttctttctaCCCAGTTTCACCCAGACAACATCACGGATTTGCTCGAGCCTGCTCTTGATGGACCGCCATCGCCAGAAAGAATTCGTGCCCTGAGCAAGCAGATGAAgagggcctcggccgcggACAAGCACAAGAGCCACGCAACCACGTCCTccggctcgtcgtcctcgctgcGCTCACTCAACTCGGACCGATCGTGGGAACACACCCTGGAAACCATCACCATCTCGAGACGTTCTTCCGGCCGCTCAACCTCGAGTACCATGCCGTCGTCCCGAGACCGCCCAGAGAGCGTGCAGCTCTTTGGCAAGACCATCTTCAACCGCAGGGCCAGGATGAAGCGGGAGAGTAGCAACCAGACGCCCTCTGGCACTTCCTTGCATCCCGGTGAGCTTGTCCTCGATGGTCCGACCTCGACGAACAAGGACCACTTCATTCCATCCATTTTCGGCCGTCGCAGGACTCTAAGGCAGGACGACCTAGGTGACGACCCGGCCCTGGCACGAAAGCTGCAGATATCGGGCCCCTACAACTTCCAACACGTCACTCACACCAAACGGGACCACCTGCCGGACCTTCAGCGGGGCAGCCGTGCCGAGCTGGTGAGCGAGTTTTCCGCCATCCGCGCCGGCCAACGGCCGACCACTGGCCAGCCCCGCGggttcgacgtcgaggacctgcACTTTGCCAATTTCTCGTCCGAAGCGCTGCACACGCTGCaagatggcgccgccgccgctgccgcctcATCAGGCGAAACTAGCGCAGCAGACCTGTCGCTAAACCGTCCACCCACCATTTCCCGGCACACAGGCCCTCCCTCGGCGCCCCGGCGGATGATTAAACACACCCGCTCACAGGAACAACTGCGCTCGAGCCCGCCACGGCCGGCGCCCCCGCGGCCGCCTAGGTCGCCCATTCGCGAAGAGCCCATGTCGCCCACCCTCCCGGGCTCGCCCGTCCCCCCgcccaggtcgtcgagccggATCGCGAAACACTTTACGGTCTCCCAGGAATCCGTCGCCACGGCCGACAGCGGCGCACCGCAACGCCCCCAGACCAGCAACGGCATCCAGAACCCCGGCTTCTCCGAAGCAGTAACCGATGGCATCGAGCCTACGGCTACCGCTCAAGAGACGACGTCTTCCGGCGGCCTGGAGGTGCTGACGGACCCGCGATTCTCCCACGCAATCACTACCCCCGACGATGCGGCGTGGCCGCTGACCGCCAGCACCAATTTTTCTTACGAGATGGCATTGCCAGACGtgcccgaggaggaggagcagtATGTCTCGACTGGACGGTCTCGTGGCAGCTTGGTCAGCACGCGTTCATCGCTCCGGGGAAGCCAGTCCGTGCCTGTTTTGAGGCAGCTGGCGCAAACGCAAGACGATCCCGAACGGCCGCCGAGCGGCGCGTCGGACACGCTGGGTGGCAGCCTCGACGTGCTAGCTACACAGAAAGCGCCGAGGGAGGTTCAGGAGGCCGAGTccgacgcggccgaggctCCTCGCCGGGCCAGCTGGGAGGACGACATTGATTATTGCTACGAGCatgaggtcgaggccgattGCGATTACGCATGGGACCGTCCGTCCTTGGACCTCGTGAGGGAAAGTTTCGTGCTAACCAACTTCGACACGGACAACTTCTTCGTGGCGCCGCTTTCGGCCGGACTGATACCGGCACCAAGCGGACAACACATGGACAACATGCCAGCGCTGAGCCCCGCCAGCCAGACCTCGACAAGCGGCCACGAGGCCATCACGCCCACCGTAACGACGACATTGCCCGTCAAATCCAACTTCTCACACCCCCGGAAGGAGACGAACTACAGAGGCACCTCGCACCTCCACGTGAGGACGGCATCGCATGCTTCGAGCTTCAAGGAGTCCCACGGGTTCAACCTGTCGCCATCGCTTCTCATCCCCGGAGACTACCGCCAGCAGATGCTGGCCGAATCGGATACGGACTTGTACCCCGTCGAGATTTCGAGGCACAACTCGGACCACTTTtccttcgacgaggagcccGTGCTGACGATGGAAACCCCTGGCCTGTTCGCCCGAGACCGCGCCAGCACGTCGACGACCGGCAGCAACTCGTCAAGCCAGACCAGCTCGACGGGAGCGCGCCACGCCTCTACCAACTCGACATGGACGGCGCTGACCAGGTACACGGGAAGCACGACGTTTGAAGGATGGAACCCCAAGTTCGAAGGCAGCGACCACTCGCGTTCGTTcagcgccgacgacttcCCCGAACTCGCCCTCGGGTCCCCTAGGGGACTAAAGTCCACCATGACGCCTCTGCCCGAGTCTGACGAGGTCCTGGCCATGTCTCGTTCGACGGGCGACATGCGCGCCGCCTCGGGACGGCTCGATGCCAGCCAGTCCCAAGAGAATCTGCCGCTCTACAAGACGAAGGAGCCCGTCAACCAGCACCGACGCCAACGTGCGCAGACTCTGAGcgcccctccgcctcccggGCAGTACGCTCTTTTCCCGCCCATCTACTCGGGCAGCCGAATCTAA